The following are encoded together in the Salvelinus fontinalis isolate EN_2023a chromosome 38, ASM2944872v1, whole genome shotgun sequence genome:
- the LOC129837254 gene encoding uncharacterized protein LOC129837254 isoform X1: MSLVSLSFFLSLALSLSHVTGLSFFLSFSRSLSLMSLVSLSFFLSLALSLSPVTGLSFFLSLALSLSPVTGLSFFLSFSRSLSLSCQWSLFLSFFLSLSLSLLSMVSLSFFLSFFLSLSLSLLSLVSSFFLSLALSLSPVTGLFFLSFFLSLSLSLLSLVSLSFFLSLALSLSPVTGLSFFLSFSRSLSLSCHWSLFLSFFLSLSLSLMSLVSLSFFLSLALSLSHVTGLSFFLSLALSLSPVTGLSFFLSLSLSLLSLVSLSFFLSLALSLSCHWSLFLSFFLSLSLSLLSMVSLSFFLSFFLSLSLSLLSLVSSFFLSFSRSLSLSCHWSLFLSFFLSLSLSLLSLVSLSFFLSLALSLSPVTGLSFFLSFSRSLSHVTGLSFFLSFSRSLSLSCHWSLFLSFFLSLSLSHVTGLSFFLSFSRSLSLSCHWSLFLSFSRSLSLSCHWSLFLSFFLSLSLSLLSMVSLSFFLSLALSLSPVNGLSFFLSFFLSLALSLSPVTGLFFLSFSRSLSLSCHWSLLSFFLSLALSLSPVTGLSFFLSFSRSLSLSCHWSLFLSFFLSLSLSLLSLVSLSFFLSLALSLSHVTGLSFFLSFSRSLSLSCHWSLFLSFFLSLSLSLLSLVSLSFFLSLALSLSPVTGLSFFLSFSRSLSLSPVTGLSFFLSLALSLSLLSLVSLSFFLSLSLSLSCHWSLFLSFSRSRSLSPVTGPSFSLSLALALSLLSLVSLSFFLSLSLSCHWSLFLSFSRSLSCHWSLFLSFSRSLSPVTGLSFFLSLALSLLSLVSLSFFLSLSLSCHWSLFLSFSRSLSPVTGLSFFLSLALSLLSLVSLSFFLSLSLSCHWSLFLSFSRSLSPVTGLSFFLSLALSLLSLVSLSFFLSLSLSLSCHWSLFLSFSRSRSLSPVTGLSLLQVREATSNDPWGPSSSLMSEIADLTYNVVAFSEIMSMVWKRLNDHGKNWRHVYKAMTLMEYLIKTGSERVAQQCRENIYAVQTLKDFQFIDRDGKDQGVNVREKAKQLVTLLKDEERLREERIHALKTKEKMAQTTSASSVPSAPGLGGGALSQGSHSGGADPEQAWPQSSGEEDLQLQLALAMSKEEAEQTTVAPLEDAELRYALTLSKEVQEQEERLRRGDDLRLQMAIEESRMEKAKPEESALMELSAVDPWGAPAAASGGSAGPSPPPTVPLPAPSASGPWGLAPADPWGASSPASPPSVDPWASGGTAPPTIAPPPDPWGETASSRVNSVDPWGPSAVTPPSVDPWGPSVPLSTTSSFGGPIDPWAGDGVDPIITSDPWSDSAKHTNGTGHPELRGQLTGDSAGSPVPFDLTSLCSSLPVRKTPESFLGPNASLVDLDSLVSSKPKPKQPPPSISSTHNPFLQTTASSSAPGMAVTPGSTISSRGVSPTPPPTSNPFGAAAPMSSISPQPSTLGLSSLRTSPVPPNPMAYPGMSMGPMGMGAPGLGMGMMQSPMGMSPYGGLSPMGPPSHFMGPGGVLPPQLNFGGPTGAAGVMGAGGAVGGAGVTGASTNPFLL; the protein is encoded by the exons atgtcactggtctctctttctttctttctttctctcgctctctctctctctcatgtcactggtctctctttctttctttctttctctcgctctctctctctcatgtcactggtctctctttctttctttctttctctcgctctctctctctctcctgtcactggtctctctttctttctttctctcgctctctctctctctcctgtcactggtctctctttctttctttctttctctcgctctctctctctctcctgtcaatggtctctctttctttctttctttctctcgctctctctctctctcctgtcaatggtctctctttctttctttctttctttctttctctcgctctctctctctctcctgtcactggtctcttctttctttctttctctcgctctctctctctctcctgtcactggtctcttctttctttctttctttctctcgctctctctctctctcctgtcactggtctctctttctttctttctttctctcgctctctctctctctcctgtcactggtctctctttctttctttctttctctcgctctctctctctctcctgtcactggtctctctttctttctttctttctctcgctctctctctctctcatgtcactggtctctctttctttctttctttctctcgctctctctctctctcatgtcactggtctttctttctttctttctctcgctctctctctctctcctgtcactggtctttctttctttctctcgctctctctctctctcctgtcactggtctctctttctttctttctttctctcgctctctctctctcctgtcactggtctctctttctttctttctttctctcgctctctctctctctcctgtcaatggtctctctttctttctttctttctttctttctctcgctctctctctctctcctgtcactggtctcttctttctttctttctttctctcgctctctctctctctcctgtcactggtctctctttctttctttctttctctcgctctctctctctctcctgtcactggtctctctttctttctttctttctctcgctctctctctctctcctgtcactggtctctctttctttctttctttctctcgctctctctctcatgtcactggtctctctttctttctttctttctctcgctctctctctctctcatgtcactggtctctctttctttctttctttctctcgctctctctctctcatgtcactggtctctctttctttctttctttctctcgctctctctctctctcctgtcactggtctctctttctttctttctctcgctctctctctctctcctgtcactggtctctctttctttctttctttctctcgctctctctctctctcctgtcaatggtctctctttctttctttctttctctcgctctctctctctctcctgtcaatggtctctctttctttctttctttctttctttctctcgctctctctctctctcctgtcactggtctcttctttctttctttctctcgctctctctctctctcctgtcactggtctcttctttctttctttctttctctcgctctctctctctctcctgtcactggtctctctttctttctttctttctctcgctctctctctctctcctgtcactggtctctctttctttctttctttctctcgctctctctctctctcctgtcactggtctctctttctttctttctttctctcgctctctctctctctcatgtcactggtctctctttctttctttctttctctcgctctctctctctctcatgtcactggtctctctttctttctttctttctctcgctctctctctctctcctgtcactggtctctctttctttctttctttctctcgctctctctctctctcctgtcactggtctctctttctttctttctttctctcgctctctctctctctctcctgtcactggtctctctttctttctttctctcgctctctctctctctctcctgtcactggtctctctttctttctttctctcgctctctctctctctctcctgtcactggtctctctttctttctttctctcgctctcgctctctctctcctgtcactggtccctctttctctctttctctcgctctcgctctctctctcctgtcactggtctctctttctttctttctctcgctctctctctcctgtcactggtctctctttctttctttctctcgctctctctcctgtcactggtctctctttctttctttctctcgctctctctctcctgtcactggtctctctttctttctttctctcgctctctctctcctgtcactggtctctctttctttctttctctcgctctctctctcctgtcactggtctctctttctttctttctctcgctctctctctcctgtcactggtctctctttctttctttctctcgctctctctctcctgtcactggtctctctttctttctttctctcgctctctctctcctgtcactggtctctctttctttctttctctcgctctctctctcctgtcactggtctctctttctttctttctctcgctctctctctcctgtcactggtctctctttctttctttctctcgctctcgctctctctctcctgtcactggtctctctttctttctttctctcgctctcgctctctctctcctgtcactggtctctctcttctccaggtGCGGGAAGCGACGTCCAATGACCCATGGGGCCCCAGCAGCTCTCTGATGTCAGAGATAGCAGACCTGACCTACAACGTAGTGGCCTTCTCTGAGATCATGAGCATGGTGTGGAAACGACTCAACGACCACGGCAAGAACTGGAGACACGTCTAcaag GCTATGACTCTCATGGAGTACCTCATAAAGACGGGTTCAGAGCGCGTGGCTCAGCAGTGCAGAGAGAACATCTACGCTGTCCAGACTCTCAAGGACTTCCAGTTCATCGACAGAGACGGCAAGGACCAG GGGGTGAATGTGCGGGAGAAGGCCAAACAGCTGGTAACACTGCTGAAGGATGAGGAGAGACTGCGAGAGGAGAGGATCCATGCACTCAAGACCAAAGAGAAGATGGCACAGACCACCAGTG CCTCTTCGGTCCCCTCAGCTCCAGGTCTGGGGGGTGGAGCGCTGTCTCAGGGCTCTCACTCTGGAGGGGCGGACCCAGAGCAGGCGTGGCCACAGAGCTCCGGTGAGGAGGACCTGCAGCTGCAGCTAGCCCTGGCCATGAGCAAGGAGGAGGCAGAACAG ACTACTGTGGCCCCTCTGGAGGACGCAGAGCTCCGCTATGCACTCACACTCAGCAAGGAAGTACAAGAACAG GAGGAGAGGCTGCGCAGGGGGGACGACCTGAGACTGCAGATGGCCATCGAGGAGAGCAGGATGGAGAAGGCCAAGCCAGAGGAG AGTGCGTTAATGGAGTTGAGTGCTGTGGACCCCTGGGGGGCTCCTGCTGCTGCCTCTGGGGGCTCTGCCGGCCCCTCAccccctcccacagtccccctCCCAGCCCCCTCTGCCTCTGGTCCCTGGGGCCTGGCCCCTGCAGACCCTTGGGGTGCCTCGTCGCCCGCCTCACCCCCCAGCGTAGACCCATGGGCTAGTGGAGGGACGGCCCCCCCAACGATAGCCCCCCCGCCAGACCCCTGGGGAGAGACAGCCTCCTCAAGAGTCAACTCCGTTGACCCCTGGGGACCCTCAG CTGTGACCCCCCCCAGTGTCGACCCCTGGGGCCCCTCTGTGCccctctccaccacctcctctttTGGGGGGCCAATAGACCCCTGGGCTGGGGACGGGGTTGATCCCATCATCACCTCTGACCCTTGGAGCGACTCCGCCAAACACACTAATGGCACAG GACACCCAGAACTGCGAGGTCAGTTAACGGGCGACAGTGCGGGTTCTCCGGTGCCCTTTGACCTCACATCTCTGTGCTCTTCACTTCCTGTCCGTAAGACCCCCGAGTCGTTCCTGGGGCCCAACGCATCGCTGGTGGACCTGGACTCACTGGTGTCTTCTAAACCCAAACCTAAACAACCTCCTCCATCAATCTCCTCAACACATAACCCCTTCCTCCAGACTACAG cctcgTCTTCAGCCCCTGGCATGGCAGTCACTCCGGGCAGCACAATCTCCAGCAGGGGGGTTTCCCCGACGCCACCCCCCACCTCCAACCCGTTTGGCGCGGCCGCCCCCATGTCCTCCATCTCCCCACAGCCCTCCACACTGGGCCTCAGCAGCCTCCGCACCAGCCCTGTACCACCCAACCCCATGGCATACCCTGGCATGAGCATGGGGCCTATGGGTATGGGAGCACCAGGCCTGGGGATGGGCATGATGCAGAGCCCCATGGGAATGTCTCCCTACGGCGGGCTCTCGCCCATGGGTCCTCCCTCTCACTTCATGGGGCCCGGAGGGGTCCTGCCCCCACAACTGAATTTTGGGGGGCCTACGGGGGCAGCTGGAGTGATGGGAGCCGGGGGAGCAGTGGGAGGGGCAGGAGTGACGGGCGCCAGCACCAATCCCTTTCTTCTTTGA